The following coding sequences are from one Candidatus Effluviviaceae Genus I sp. window:
- the tuf gene encoding elongation factor Tu (EF-Tu; promotes GTP-dependent binding of aminoacyl-tRNA to the A-site of ribosomes during protein biosynthesis; when the tRNA anticodon matches the mRNA codon, GTP hydrolysis results; the inactive EF-Tu-GDP leaves the ribosome and release of GDP is promoted by elongation factor Ts; many prokaryotes have two copies of the gene encoding EF-Tu) has product GDNVEMEIMLHTPIAMEEGLRFAIREGGRTVGAGTITKIIE; this is encoded by the coding sequence GGTGACAACGTGGAGATGGAGATCATGCTCCACACGCCGATCGCGATGGAGGAGGGGCTCAGGTTCGCGATCCGCGAGGGCGGCAGGACCGTCGGCGCAGGCACCATCACCAAGATCATCGAGTAA
- the rpmG gene encoding 50S ribosomal protein L33, giving the protein MREIVTLACSECKQRNYTYTKNKQKHPDRLEYAKYCRFCGKHTVHKQTR; this is encoded by the coding sequence GTGCGTGAGATCGTGACGCTGGCGTGCAGCGAGTGCAAGCAGCGGAACTACACATATACGAAGAACAAGCAAAAGCATCCGGACCGCCTGGAGTACGCTAAGTACTGTCGCTTCTGCGGCAAGCACACGGTGCACAAGCAGACGCGCTAG
- the secE gene encoding preprotein translocase subunit SecE has product MFEKLIRFLREVRNELKRVSWPSRSEIRESTTVVVVIVLILAVFIGLVDRALSLLVTLIFR; this is encoded by the coding sequence ATGTTCGAGAAGCTGATCAGGTTTCTGCGGGAAGTCAGAAACGAGCTCAAGAGGGTCTCGTGGCCTTCGCGGAGCGAGATCCGTGAGTCGACGACGGTGGTGGTCGTCATCGTCCTGATTCTCGCGGTGTTCATCGGCCTGGTCGACCGGGCGCTGTCCCTTCTGGTCACCTTGATCTTCCGCTAG
- the nusG gene encoding transcription termination/antitermination protein NusG, with protein MKRWYAVHTYSGHEQKVRDKLEKKIAEANLGERFGQIVIAKEEFVEMRDGRRRTAERKLFPGYILVEMEIDDETRFLVTSTTGVLSFIGTTSGPQPLEQEDVDRILGRIERKPSKERPEIPYQVGEQVRVIDGPFTGFQGLIDDVDAERGKIKVMVSIFGRATPVELDFLQVEST; from the coding sequence GTGAAGCGCTGGTATGCCGTACACACGTATTCTGGCCACGAGCAGAAGGTCAGGGACAAGCTCGAGAAGAAGATCGCCGAGGCGAACCTCGGCGAGCGCTTCGGTCAGATCGTGATCGCCAAGGAGGAGTTCGTCGAGATGCGGGACGGCAGGCGCCGGACGGCCGAGCGCAAGCTGTTCCCGGGCTACATCCTCGTGGAGATGGAGATCGACGACGAGACGCGGTTCCTCGTGACATCCACGACCGGCGTGCTCTCCTTCATCGGCACGACCTCGGGGCCGCAACCGCTCGAGCAGGAGGACGTCGATCGGATCCTCGGGCGCATCGAGCGGAAGCCGTCGAAGGAGCGCCCGGAGATCCCGTATCAGGTCGGCGAGCAGGTGCGAGTGATCGACGGCCCCTTCACGGGGTTTCAGGGCCTCATCGACGACGTGGACGCCGAGCGGGGCAAGATCAAGGTCATGGTGTCCATCTTCGGACGGGCGACGCCGGTCGAGCTCGATTTCCTTCAGGTTGAGTCCACGTGA